The window CGGCGAACAACAGTGGGTGGCGTTCTGCCGCGCGCTGGCCAATGCGCCGGCTCTGCTATTGGCGGATGAGCCGACGGGCAACCTTGATCCCGAAACCTCGGACAAGGTGTTTGGCGTGTTGATGGATCTGGTGCGCGAGACGGGGCTAAGCGCGCTGATCGCGACCCATAACCATGAGTTGGCGGGACGGATGGATCGGGTCATCCATCTGGGTGCGGCTGGTTAACCCTTTGCGGTGCAACCACAGCGCACGCTGTTGCGCAACACCGCCCGGAGGTTGACGCGGAAATGCCAGCAAATGCTGGGTTTTTGGCTGTGACTTCCGTACACCGCGCGTACACAGGGCGTACACTACCTGTACACAGGCTGCGCGCGTGCGGTTCGGGATGGGTTAAGAGATGTTGCGCGCGATCTCGAACGGCGGAAGGGTGCGAGGTTTTTTTATTTTGAAGCGGTCGTCCGTTACTGGTTTCTGAAGCTCAGATGCAGACACTGCTACAGGGATAGGACTTTTTTATTTCACTTGGCCGTCTTACTGCTTGACGGAGCCCATCCATCAATCTCTGCCGCCACCAAATCCTGCAGATCCCAGATATACGGATCGAAAATGCCCGCCTGTTCCAGCCCTTGCGCCGTGCGCAGCAGATATTCGCAGCCCGATCCTGCCGCGCCATTGGCATGGGCCAGACGCCGCGCCTGATCCTGCATCGGCAGGTCTATCAGGTCGATATCCACCGGATCGGCATAGAAGGTCAGGGCCTGACTGCGGCCGTGAGCGGTTTCGACCTCGATCCAGCGGGCGTTGCGGGCCAGCTCATGCACGACCAGTTCGCGCTTTAGAATGGCGCGCATCGACACGTGCTCGGTCCCCGGCTCGATTTCCTAGACAAGCCCTTCGCATGTCCCGCCCGACGCCAGCGCAAGCATCAGACCTGGCTGTTCGGGGGACCCGCGGAAATGATCCAGCGGAATGTTGAACTGACGATGCCAGCCAAGTGCGGTGGCGCGGTGGCACGCGCCCACAGCAAAGCCCGGATTCCAGATCAACGAGCCATAGGCAAAGATTGGAATGGGGCGCGGTTGATCGCGGATCAGCGCCTCGGCCAGCCGGTCGAGATCGGCGTCCTCAAGCATCTGCCAGGCCGGATTATGGCGCGGCGCATCGACAAAGCGCGAGGCACGACGCACGTGATCCTCGGTCAGTCGCAAGGGACGCATATCGCCGGCGTGATCAGACATCCAGCTCTTCGACAAACCGGGCGTTTTCCTGAATATACTCAAAGCGCAGTTCCGGCTTCTTGCCCATCAGCCGTTCGACCAGATCGCCGGTTTCGCCGCCCTCGTCATCGTCGATGGACACGCGGATCAGACGGCGTGTCTTGGGGTTCATGGTCGTGTCTTTCAGGTCCTTGGCGTCCATTTCGCCCAGACCCTTGAACCGTTGCACGTCGATTTTTCCCTTGCCGCCCAGACCCTTTTCCATCAGCCGCTCTTTCTCGGCGTCATCTGCGACATAGATGCGATGCGGCCCCTGGGTCAGCCGGTATAGCGGCGGGCAGGCCAGATAGAGATGGCCCTTGTCGATCATCGGGCGCATCTGGGTAAAGAAGAACGTCATCAGCAGCGCCGCGATATGGGCGCCGTCCACGTCGGCGTCGGTCATGATGATGACCTTGTCATAACGCAGATCATCGACGTTGAAGCGACTGCCCATGCCGACGCCAAGCGCCTGACACAGATCGTTGATTTCGGCGTTCTGGCCCATCTTGGAACTGGCCGCGCCCAGCACGTTCAGGATCTTGCCGCGCAGGGGCAGCAGCGCCTGTTTGACCCGGTCGCGCGCCATCTTGGCACTGCCGCCGGCGCTGTCGCCCTCGACGATGAACAGTTCGGTGCCTTCGCGGTTGGTCGCGCTGCAATCGACCAGCTTGCCGGGCAGGCGCAGTTTCTTGGTGGCGGTCTTGCGCGCCGTTTCCTTTTCCTGCCGGCGGCGCAGGCGTTCCTCGGCCCGCAGGACAAGGAAATCAAGGATCGCGCCGGCGGATTTCGTGTCCGCCGCCAGCCAGTTGTCGAAATGATCGCGCACGGCATTCTCGACCAGTCGGGCGGCCTCGCTGGTGGCAAGCCGGTCCTTGGTCTGGCCCACGAATTCCGGTTCCCGGATAAAGCAGGACACCAGCGCACAGCCGCCCGTCAGCAGGTCATCGCGGGTAATCTGCGCGGCCTTCTTGTTGCTGACGCGCTCGCCATAGGCGCGAATGCCCTTGAGAATCGCAGACCAGAAGCCCGCCTCATGCGTGCCGCCCTCGGGCGTGGGCACGGTGTTGCAATAGGACTGGATGAAGCCGTCGCGCGACGGCGTCCAGTTGATCGCCCAGTCGACTTTGCCCGGCGTGTTGAACTTTTCCTTGAAATCGACACTGCCGGCAAAGGGGCGTTCGGAATAGGCGGTCGCGCCAGACAGGGTTTCGGCCAGGTAATCCGCCAGACCGCCGGGAAAGTGAAACACCGCCTCAGCCGGCGTTTCCCCGTCATCGATTTCCGATTTCCAGCGGATTTCGACGCCGCTGAACAGGTACGCCTTGGATTTCACCATCTTGATCAGCCGCGCCGGTTTGAACCGATGATGGCCAAAGATGTCTTCGTCCGCGTGGAAGGTGACGGTCGTGCCCCGGCGATTGGGCGCCGCGCCGATCTTTTCGACCGGCCCCAGCGGGATGCCGCGCGAAAACCGCTGCTCGAACAGTTCCTTGTTTCGCGCAACCTGCACCACCATGCTGTCGGACAGCGCGTTCACGACCGATGCGCCAACGCCGTGCAGACCGCCCGAGGTCTGATAGGCATCGCCCGAAAACTTGCCGCCCGCATGCAGGGTGCACAGAATCACCTCCAGCGCCGACTTGCCGGGAAACTTGGGGTGGGGATCAATCGGGATGCCGCGACCGTTGTCACGGATGGTGACACTGAAATCGGCGGCCAGTTCGATCTCGATCCGGGTGGCGTGGCCGGCGACGGCCTCGTCCATCGAGTTGTCCAGAACCTCTGCGACCAGATGGTGCAGCGCGCGTTCGTCGGTGCCGCCGATATACATGCCGGGGCGTTTGCGCACAGGTTCCAGCCCCTCCAGTACCTCGATCGAGGCGGCAGAGTAGCTGTTGACGCTCGCATCGGCGGCGGAAAGAAGGTCGTCGGCCATCGGACTGCTCATTATTCTTGTTGTGCTGGGGGGAATTATCTCACGACCGGGGCGGCAGGGGCAAGCGTTTGTATCTGCCACCCTCAGCGACGCAATCCCTTGCGGTGGCAGTTGCGCGCCCCGTTGATGCGATCATTCGGCCTCGGTCAGCCGCGCCTCCCACATCTTGCGGAATGCCGGGCGGGACTGGCAGTCGTCGAGCCAGTCGCGAATGGCAGGAAAGCGGCCTGTCAGTTGCTTGTGGCCCTGCGCATAGCGGATGACCTCGGCCATGTTGATATCGGCCACGGTAAAGCGCCTGCCGACCATGTTTCCGTTTGCAGCAAGATGGTCCTCGACCACCTGCATGGGGCGGGCGAGGCGGTCGCAGGCGGCCTCTATCGCGGCCTTGCCACTGCTGGTCTCGGCATCGCCTGTGCTGTGCAGGAACAGGATCGTCAGGGCGTCGATCTCGATCGCTGAGCAGGCATAAAAGCTCCATTGCGACATCAGCGCGTCTTCGCGTGGATCGGCAGGGCCGAAGGGCTGGCCGTGCTTGCGCGCGAGATACAGCGTGCAGGCCATCGATTCGGACAGGACCAGCCCCTCATCCTCGATGACCGGGATCGCGCCGGCCGGAGACAGCTTGAGAAACTGGGGCGAGCGTGTGTTCAGCGGCGCATTGTCGGCAGAAGCGTCAGGCAGGCGATAGGCCTGGATCACGGGGATCTGGCGAAAGGGCAGACCGATCTCGTGGCAGAGCCAGATGATGCGCGAGGCGCGCGAACGGGTGACGCCGTGAATGGTCAGCATGTGCAAGCTCCGATGGATGTGCCGTCAGGTTATGTCGGCCTTATTGCGTCGTGAAGGGGGTATACGCGGCGGGTGACGCAACCTGCGGAAAAGACAGGGGCGCGGTCGGTTCCGACCACGCCCACTGTCATTTCAAATGTTTTCGGCTGTCGCCTGTCTGGTCAAGGCGAAATCAGGCTGCAGGTTTCCTGCCGGGCCGTCGCGCGGTCGCAAACCAGTTGCGCCGATGCTTTGGTCAGGCCAAGGAAATTCGCCTCGAAGCCGCGGATCGT is drawn from Paracoccus tegillarcae and contains these coding sequences:
- the parE gene encoding DNA topoisomerase IV subunit B, translated to MADDLLSAADASVNSYSAASIEVLEGLEPVRKRPGMYIGGTDERALHHLVAEVLDNSMDEAVAGHATRIEIELAADFSVTIRDNGRGIPIDPHPKFPGKSALEVILCTLHAGGKFSGDAYQTSGGLHGVGASVVNALSDSMVVQVARNKELFEQRFSRGIPLGPVEKIGAAPNRRGTTVTFHADEDIFGHHRFKPARLIKMVKSKAYLFSGVEIRWKSEIDDGETPAEAVFHFPGGLADYLAETLSGATAYSERPFAGSVDFKEKFNTPGKVDWAINWTPSRDGFIQSYCNTVPTPEGGTHEAGFWSAILKGIRAYGERVSNKKAAQITRDDLLTGGCALVSCFIREPEFVGQTKDRLATSEAARLVENAVRDHFDNWLAADTKSAGAILDFLVLRAEERLRRRQEKETARKTATKKLRLPGKLVDCSATNREGTELFIVEGDSAGGSAKMARDRVKQALLPLRGKILNVLGAASSKMGQNAEINDLCQALGVGMGSRFNVDDLRYDKVIIMTDADVDGAHIAALLMTFFFTQMRPMIDKGHLYLACPPLYRLTQGPHRIYVADDAEKERLMEKGLGGKGKIDVQRFKGLGEMDAKDLKDTTMNPKTRRLIRVSIDDDEGGETGDLVERLMGKKPELRFEYIQENARFVEELDV
- a CDS encoding glutathione S-transferase family protein translates to MLTIHGVTRSRASRIIWLCHEIGLPFRQIPVIQAYRLPDASADNAPLNTRSPQFLKLSPAGAIPVIEDEGLVLSESMACTLYLARKHGQPFGPADPREDALMSQWSFYACSAIEIDALTILFLHSTGDAETSSGKAAIEAACDRLARPMQVVEDHLAANGNMVGRRFTVADINMAEVIRYAQGHKQLTGRFPAIRDWLDDCQSRPAFRKMWEARLTEAE